The stretch of DNA AAAGCGGGTTTACCGGACGGTAAATCCGCTTTTTTTATATCCGAGCAAACCATTACCGGGGAATGCCATGCTGCGCCTTATCTATGCCACGTTTCCAACCATGGAGGATGCCAAACGCATGGCGCGCATGCTGGTGGAGCGCAAGCTGGCCGCCTGCGTCAACCTATTGCCGGGGGCTGCGTCCATCTATCGCTGGGAAGGGAAGATGGAAGAGGAGCAGGAGGTGATCATGGTCACCAAAAGCACCGCGGCCAAGTGGTCGGAGATCGAGACCCTATTTGAGGAGGACCATCCGCATGATGTGCCTGCGCTGGTGTGCGTGTCCACCTATGCGGCCTTGCCGGTGTTTGCGGATTGGGTGATGCGGGAAACGGAGAGTTTTCCGTCGGATTCGGAGTGATTATTTTCCCGTGCTATGCTGCTGGCCATTGGCCTGGCCAGATATGCGCTGGATGAAATTATCCAGCCCCTCGCCGAAGGCGTGTTCGGCGGCGCGCACAAGCTGGTTGTCATGCTGTTTCAGCTCATCCAGCGACAAGGGCTTTTCCAGGTGCACGCTCAATACTTCTTCCAAGGGCAGGGGTTGCAGGCCGACCTTGACGGCGATGTCGTTCATGCCGGCCAGCATGCGTTCGCGCCGTTCCAGCCAGAGGGGTTCCACCTCATGGCCGATATTGCCTTTCAGGTGGTTCAGCACCTCACGGTAGTTGCCCTGTTTATGCTGGGCGATGGTTTCCTGGAAGTGGTGATCCATCACGCGGCGGGCTTTGTCGTCAAACTGGTCCCATTCCGCCGTGGCGGCATTGGCGAAGGCGTAAAAGATTTTATAGCCACGTTCGATCTGTTTGCTTTTTTCCTCAGCATTGCCACGCACCCGCTGGAACACGCCGAGAGATGCCTGCAACAATGGCAGGCCGACTTTTTCAAAAATATCCACGATCAGCCGTTCGCGATTGAAGGCGAGCGAAGCCAGAAAGCCCGGCGCGCCGCTGAGGGCATCCCTGGCCAGCCCCTTGAATTCGACATTTTTATTGAGGATGTCGATGTTGTTTTTAAGCCGTTCATACACCAGGCTTTGGAAGGCCTGCACGAAAGTGAGGAATTCCTGCTGGTAACGCTGCATGACATCGGCTTCGAAATCCTGCTTGAAGCGCTGGAGCGAGTCGCTCTCGATGCGGTGGTTCTGATAGCCTTCGATGAGCTGATCGGCGATATCGGGCGTGGGGGTGGAGGAAAGGCCCAGCCTGTCGCCATTGACGATCATCTGCGAGGAGCCCGGCGCGCCTTGCCTTCCTGCACGGCCGCGCAGCTGCCATTGCACGCGCCCGGAAGCGGGCAGCAGGGCGGGTATGACATGGAGGCCGCCCGCGTCCAGCACCTCCCTGGTCGGTTTGATGTCGATGCCACGACCGCCAAGGATGGTGGTAAGGGTGATGGCGCCGGGTTTGCCTGCCTCGGCAATAACCGAGCTTTCCTGCTCAGGCGTGAGGCCGTCGAGCCGTTTCACATGGTCCATGCCCTGCTGGGCGAGATGGGCTGTAAAGCGGTTGACATCGTCGATCGATTCCAGCGCCACCAGCGAGGGGCGGCCCTGACGGGCCATTTCCACCAGCTGATCGGTGAGGGTGGAGAAGAAGCCTGTTTCACCGCCCTGGGTGATGAGGGTCGGCAGGTCTTGCCGTTTGCTGATGTTGTGCGGGGGAATGAACACCGGGGCGAGGTGAAAACGCGCGTGCATTTCCTCCAACTCCACCCGGTTGCCGGCGGTGCCGGTCATGCTGTTGAAATCCGCATATTGCCGCACGAACTGGGCCAGCGTCATGGAGGGAGCGGCGGTGCCTTCCTCCTCCACCGGGAAGCCAAGCCGCGCATGCAGGAACTGGTGAACGCCCTGCGACCAGCGAGAGGATTGTTTCAACTCGCCGCTTTTATCCTTGTCCACCACCACAGCCTGATAGGCGGGGCGGCCGGGCTTGCTGAAGGCCGGGCTGGGCTGCACCACATAGTCGCGGTCTTCTTCCAGCTGGCCGGCGCGATGGGCGGAGTTCAGCCATTCCATCAGCAGGGAATCATCCCAGCCCGCAATGGTTTCCCGCTGCTCGGGGGATTCGTTCAGCAGCCATTGGCGGGCTTTCTGGGCCCATGCCTCGTTCGCTTCTGCCGAGGCGGGGAAGCGTTCGATGAAATGATTGAGGCTGTAATAGACCCAGGCGATGTCGCTTTCCCGGGCGCTGCTGGTGGAGATGCGGTAGCTGCTCAGGCTGTCCATCAGAGCGTAATCGGCCTCGTCCAGCAATAATGAATCGTATGGACGAAAGCCACGTGAGGGCTGGCCGTAATATTGTTCCAGCAGGCTGTCGAACACGCCACGGTCGATCGGGGCGTAGATCACATCGCCCGCATAGCCCGCACGGCGGCGGTTCTGGTCATGTTCATCGTCGCCGGGCGGGATGCTGGCCCGCAGCCCCAGATCGTTGAACATGCTGTTGAAGAACTGCGCGCCTTCCTCGGAGAGGTAATGGCTGGTGGTCATGACATCCACCTTATGACCGCCTGCCGCTTTTAACCCAGCGAGCAGGGCGAAGATAAGGGTCTTGCCTTCGCCGGTTTTGACCTCGGCCAGCACGCCTTCCTTGCTCTGGATGTGCCAGAGGGCGGTGAGCATCTGTTCGGCATTGGCATAGATGGGGCGAGGGCGGTCGGCTGTTTTGCGGAAAATCCATTCACGCGAGATGGCGAGCCAGGCGATCTGCAGGCCTTCCTGTCCGGGATCGGCCCGCATTTTCGTCATGATTTCCCCGGCGGAGCGTTTCAGCTCGGCATCGCTGGCCTTGGCGCAGAATTGCTCCATGTTGGACAGGGTGTTCCAGCCGGTTGCCAGTTTCGTGTAGGCTTGTTCCGGCAGCATCTCCCGACCGGGGCCCGCGCGCAGGCGGCCGATGCGCTCGGCAATCGGCATGTCGTCTGGCGGTGGGGTCGGGCGTTTGGTGCTCATGAACCGCGTTGGCTAGAATTTCAAGAGGATACAAAATAGCAGAGAAGCATGGCAAATTTATTAATTTTTTAATGACTCCGCGCCTTCACGCACGGTTTCCCAGGCGATTTCGGGCGAAAGCCAGGTGATTTCCTCAATCTGGTTGCGCAGCCAGGTCAATTGGCGCTTGGCGTAACGCCGGGTGTTGGTCTGGGTGTCGGTAATGGCGGCCTCCAGGGGCAGCTCCCCGGCCAGATGGGCGGTAAATTCCCTCACGCCCTGGCCTTTCATCACCGGCAGATGGCCGGAAAGGCCACGTTTCATCAGGTGTTTCACCTCTTCCAGGGCGCCGTCGCGCACCATGTCATGCACCCGGTCATCGATGCTTTTGTACAGTTTCGGCCGAAGCGGCATGAGGGCATAGGCCAGGATTGTGGCCTCCGGAAAGGGAAGGGCCGTGTTTTTTTGCCATATGCGGATGGACTGGCCGGTCAGTTCCAGCATTTCCCACGCGCGCATGAGGCGCTGAGGGTTCTGGGTGTCGATGGTGCCTTCCAGCAGCGGGTCCCGTTTGAGCAGGGTTTCGGCAAAGGCGGGCAGCCCTATCCGTTCCAGCAGGGCATAGCCCTTTTGGCGGAGTTCCATTGGCGCGGCGGGCATTTCGGCCATGCCATGCATCAGGGCCTTGATGTAAAGCCCCGTGCCGCCGGTGACGATGGGCAGCACGCCCTGTGCCCAGCAGGCTTCCAGCACATGGGTGAGTTCGCGCAGCCAGTCGCCGGTGGAGTAATTGGCAGCGCCGTCGATATGGCCGTAGAGGTGGTGGGGTACGAGGGCGGTGTCGCGTTCCGGCGGGCGGGCGGAAAGCACGCGCAGATCCTTGTAGACCTGCTGGCTGTCGGCATTAATGACCGCACCGCGATACCCCCCCGCCACGGCCAGCGCGAGGGCGGATTTTCCGCTCGCGGTCGGGCCGGTGAGGATGAGGATGGGGTTTTTGGCCATTGCCGGAAGGATGCCGATATGGTTAATCACCCTATCCCATAGGATCACTCATGCCTGCAAGCAATCACGAAGATCGCTACGCCCTGGTTCTGGCCTTTACGCAAGCGCCCGAACCCGCCATTCATGATGCATTGAACCTGTGCCGTGACGAGCAGGCCGTGTTGCACGGGCAGCGCTGGCTGGAAGAACCACAGGCCTATGAGCTGGACCTGAGCGTGAGGGATGCCGCTGCGTTGCGTGCCAGGCTGGCCGCATTATCAGAGAAACATGCATGCGACGCGCTGCTGGTGCCGCAGAAAGGCCGTTTGAAGAAGCTGTTGGTGAGCGACATGGATTCCACCATGATCATGCAGGAATGCATCGATGAAATGGCGGATATGCTGCATATCAAACCACAGATATCGGCCATCACCGAACGCGCCATGCGCGGGGAGCTGAATTTTGAGGCGGCCCTTAAGGAGCGTGTGGGGCTGTTGAAAGGGCTGCCGCTTGAGAAGCTGGAAGCTGTATGGGCGGAACGCATCACCGCCATGGCCGGTGCATCGGAACTGATTGACGCCATGAACGACATGAAGGTGCCGAGCGTGCTAGTGTCCGGAGGGTTCACCTTTTTTACCGAACGTGTGGCTAAACTTCTAGGGTTTCAGGCGCATTTCAGCAATGTGCTGGAGATAGAGAATGGCGCGCTCACCGGCAGGGTGAAGGAACCCATATTGGGAGCGGATGCCAAGCTGCAAACAATGCTGGAATGGTGCGAAAAGCTTGGCATTGGGCCCGAAGACGTGATGGCGCTCGGCGACGGCGCCAACGATCTGCCGATGTTGAAGGCCGCGGGGATGGGAATTGCCTACCATGCAAAGCCGCATGTGCTGGCCGAGACGGATTATCACATCATCCGTACCACATTGAAAACGGCGCTTTGGGCACAAGGTATTGCAACGGGTGAACGTGTTCCCGCTTAGTTTACCACCTTGCTGTCGGGGTTGATCAGCGTATCCAGATAACGCCCCTGGAACAGGCTGATGCCCATGGACTGACCGTGTTCCACGGCTTCGCGCGTGTCGCAGCGGCAGAGGATGAGGCGCGTGGGGCCGCAGCGTTCCACCGCTGTGCGCAGGATGCGCTCGCGCTCCTCCTTGGGCATGCCGGTTTTGATGGCGCTGTTCCATTGGAGTTTGGCAAGGTCGAAACCGAGGGCGGCGCGGTCCAGCTGGGTGAAGCTGAGATCGGTCAGGCCATCGAGGCACACGCGATAACCTTTTTTCTGTACCATTTCCTTGGCGAAAATGAAGCCCTGCATGTCGGCGAATACATCCGACACCTGAATTTCGATGACGACGGAGACGCGCAGCTGCGGTTTCATGGCGGCGTCGAAGGCGCTGAATTTATCCGACAGAAGACTGCTGACATTGAGGTTGAGGCTGAGCGGCGTATCGAAATAGGCGGCGGGCTGTTTGCGCAGCATGTCGAGCATCTTGCCGTCGAGAATCTGTGTGAGGTAGGCGAACAGATTGCGGTTGGCCGTGAGGTCCACATTGCTCATGATGAGCTTCCGCAGGTGCGGAATGTTGATGTAGAATTCATCGAACACGCGGCGCACCGGTTTGCCGGGAACCAGCGCGCAAATGGGCTGGCGGCGCATGACGCGGCTGAGATCGGCCGCGAGGATGTCGGATTCGATGGAGGAAAGGCGCGAGGGCGTGAGCGGGCGGATATCCTCCTCACCCGGCTTGGTGACGGTTTTCGCCGGTACGGCCGGATTGGTGTTGGCCGCAGCATTCTTTTTGCGCCGGGCAATTTCCACCAGAGCATCGTCGCCAAGGGAGAGGTCGTGAATGGAACTGAAATTCGGGTTCTCGGAACCTTCGGTATCGTAGGCCAGGGGGTCGTCCGTGTAGAGATAGCGCAGGCGGAAAATCATTTTCTCCAGCTGGGATTTGGTGATGCCCTTGCAAAGCAGCACGATGTCCCGGTCCTTCAGAATGAAAATGGAGCCTTCGCCATCTTTGACATAATCCTGAACGACATTGATGGCGATTTTGGTCTGGTAATCGTTGCGGTGATGCTCCAGCAACTCGGAAAAACGAAGATGGACGGAGCGCCAGCTGGCGAGATCGCCCGCGATGGAATTAAGGAATTCCACCAGTTTGATTTCACTGTCTTTCGTGACGAGCTTCATTCAAAACCTTTGCGCTACAGGTCTTTATGCACAGTAATGGTGGTTTTGGCCTCGTGCAACCACAAGTGATGGCGATTTGAACTGGAACCAACCTATTCAACCCGGCTATATTAACCACCGTGTTTCAATAGACTTGGATGATGCCATGAAGCTGCTGGTGCCGGTCAAACGGGTGATAGATTACAATGTGCGTGTGCGGGTGAAGGCCGACCAGAGCGGCGTGGACCTGGCCAACACGAAAATGGCCATGAACCCCTTTGACGAGATTGCCGTGGAAGAAGCGGTGCGCCTGAAGGAGAAGGGCGTGGCCACCGAAGTGGTGGTGGTGAGCATGGGTGTGGCGGCCAGCCAGGAAACCATCCGCACCGCAATGGCGCTGGGTGCGGATCGCGGCATCCTGGTGCAGACGGATATCGAACTGCAGCCGCTGGCTGTGGCCAAGATGCTGGCCAAGCTGGTGGCGCAGGAGGCGCCGCAACTCGTGATCATGGGCAAGCAGGCGATCGATGATGACTGCAACCAGACGGGCCAGATGCTGGCCGCGCTGCTGGGTTGGCCGCAGGCGACATTCGCCTCCGCCGTTGCATTGGAAGGCGGCGAGGCCGTGGTGACGCGTGAAGTGGATGGCGGACTGGAGACCATCGGTGTGAAGCTGCCCGCGGTGATCACTACCGACTTGCGTTTGAACGAGCCGCGCTATGCGGCGCTGCCCAACATCATGAAAGCGCGCGCCAAGCCGATGGCCACCATCACGCCGGAGAGCCTGGGCGTGGATGTGGCCCCGCGCATTGCCACGCTGAAGGTGGAGGAGCCCGCCAAGCGCAAGGGTGGCGTGAAGGTGGCCAGCGTGGAAGAGCTGGTCGCCAAGCTGCGCAACGAAGCCAAGGTTATCTAGGAGAGATTATGGGCGATATTCTGATTCTGGCCGAACATGACGGCAAGCAGCTTTCCCCGGCTACGGCGCATGCGGTCAGCGCGGCGTCCGAGCTGAAGCAGAAGGCGCATGTGCTGGTGGTGGGCAGCGGCGTGGATGCCGTGGCCAAGCAAGCCGGCAGCCTGAATGGCGTCACCAAAGTGCTGCTTGCGGATGCGCCGCATCTGGCCGCGCAGGGCGCGGAAGATGTGACCGGCGTCATTATGGGCATTGCTGCGAATTACGGCTATGTGCTGGCAACGGCCACGAGCTTCGGCAAGAATATCCTGCCGCGCGTGGCGGCGCTTTTGGATGTGGCGATGATCTCCGATGCGATTGCCGTGATTGACGGCACCACCTTCAAGCGGCCCATTTATGCGGGCAATGCGATTGCCACGGTCCAGACGAAAGATAAGGTGGTGGTGATGTCTGTGCGCAAGACGGCATTTGAGGCGGCAAAGCCTGCTGCCGCGCCTGCGCCGGTGGAAGCGGTGACGGCGCCTGCCGCAACGGGCCTGTCACGCTTCATCAAGCTGGAAGCAACCAAATCCGAACGGCCGGAGTTGACCAATGCCGGCCGGGTGGTATCCGGCGGGCGGGCGATGGGAAGCCGCGAGAATTTTGCGCTGATTGAGGCATTAGCCGATAAGCTGGGGGCGGCCATCGGCGCCTCGCGCGCGGCGGTGGATGCGGGCTATGCGCCCAATGACTGGCAGGTGGGGCAAACGGGCAAGGTGGTTGCGCCCGAGCTTTATGTAGCGGTAGGTATTTCCGGTGCCATTCAGCATCTGGCCGGGATGAAGGACAGCAAGGTGATCGTGGCCATCAACAAGGATGAGAATGCGCCGATTTTTGAAGTGGCGGATTACGGGCTGGTGGCGGATCTGTTCGATGCGGTGCCTAAATTGACGCAGTCCATATAGGTATTTGTCTGATTGCGTCTCTTGCGGAAGTCACTAAATAAAAAAGGCCGCCCCGAGGGGCGGCCTTTCCTTTTTCCAATCGGTTCAGGTTACTGAACGTATTGGATTTCGATTTCCACGCGGCGATCCGGTGCTTTGCACTCGATCAGCTCTTTGCGTTTCTTGATGCCATCGCAGTTGGCAACCGGGTTTTGCGGGCCGAAGGCACGGACTTCCGGGGTGGTTTCGCCCAGGTAGCCCCGCTTGTGGATGTAATCTTCCACCACTTTGGCGCGTTTCTCGGAGAGTTTCTGGTTGTAGCTGTCCTTGCCGATGGAATCGGTGTAGCCAACAATTTTTGCGCCTTTTACCGTCACGTCCTGTTTCAGCAGGTCGGCCAGGCGGTCGAGCTTGCCGGTGGATTCGCCGGTCAGGTTGGATTTATCGAAATCAAAGTACACCGTCAGGTCGCCCTTGCGCAGTTCCTTGGTCGGGGCTTCCACAACCACTTTTTTCTGCACGGTTTCCACTTTCTCGATTTTAGGAGCCGTGGCGCCGCACACATCGTTGGGGTTGTCCCATTTGGTGCGTACGCAGTTGCCGCGCGCGTCAATCACGCGTCCGCCAAATGCATCCGACACGGCATCGTTAGTGCTGCCTGCATGGGCAGCGATGGGCAGGGCCAATGTCGCAGCAAGCGCGAGCATGGAAATCGTTTGGCGAAGCATGGTTTCTTCCTTTGCTTGATTGAACGTAAGGAGCGGCATACTAAGTTAAGCGGCCAGTCTCATCAATCTTTTCTCGCCGCTGGGGGATAGTTTTTCGATTATTCCATGGCGCTTTTACATTAAAAATCCGTAATGAAACAAACGCTTTCCATTGCTCTTATTCAGCGCAACCCATATGTGGGCAGGCTTGCGGCCAACCGGGCGATGCTGGTGGCTGCTTATGAACAGGCATTAACCGCCGGAGCGGACCTGGCGGTGACCAGTGAAATGGCGCTGACCGGCTACCCGCTGGAAGATCTTGTGCTGCGTGGGGCATTTCAGCAAAGCGCGGTGATGGAGTCGGCCGCACTGGCCAGACATGTGAAAGGCACACCCCTGCTGACGGGCGGGCTATGGATGGCGGGGGCGAAACGCTATAACAGCGCGCTATGGATGGAAAAGGGAAGCATCACCCGTCATTTTCATAAGCACGCGCTGCCGAATTTTGGTGTGTTTGATGAAATGCGCCATTTTGAACCAGGGCCGAAGCCCGAGATAATGGAATTTCAAGGCCTGCGCGCAGGCGTGCTGGTGTGCCAGGATGTGTGGGACGAGGCAACGGTGCGCCATGTGGCACGGCAAAAACCGCACTTGCTGATCGTCATTAACGGATCTCCGTTCGATTTGCCCAAACATGCGGAAAGGCTGGATGTCGCGCGGCGGGCGGTGAAGCTGACCGGTGTGCCCATGGTGTATGTAAACCAAGTGGGCGGGCAGGATGACCTGGTGTTTGACGGGCGCTCCTTCGTTATGAATGCGGACGGAGAGGTAGTGATGCAGCTGCCTGCATTCGAGGAAGCGCAGGAGAGGGTGCATTTCGACCTGCGGGATGAGCGACTGATTCCTAGTAAAGGGACCATGGCCCCTGAGCTGGAAGATGCGGAGGCGATCTACCGCGCCCTGGTCACGGGGTTACGCGATTATGTGCGGAAAACCGGGTTTTCCAACGTGGTGCTGGGGCTTTCCGGCGGAGTGGATTCCGCCCTGGTGGCTGCGATCGCCACGGATGCTCTGGGAGCGCAGAGGGTGAGCGGGGTAATGCTGCCTTCGCGCTATACATCCGATGAAAGCAAGGAGGATGCCACCACCTGCGCCAGGGCGCTGGGCATTGGGCTTGAAACGATTCCCATCATTCCGGCGGTGGAGGCCTTCTCCGGCATGCTGCATATGCCGTTCAAGGGGTTGGCAGCGGATGTGACGGAAGAAAATATCCAGTCGCGTATTCGGGGTGTTACGCTGATGGCGCTTTCCAACAAGCGGGGTAGTCTGCTGCTTTCCACGGGGAACAAGTCGGAAATGGCCACCGGCTATGCCACGTTGTATGGCGATATGAACGGGGCGTTCAATCCGCTCAAGGATATCTACAAGATGATGGTTTATGCGCTGTGCCGGTGGCGGAACGCGCATATTGCGCCTGGTTTTGCCGGGCCGAAGGGGCCGGTGATACCGGATGCCATCCTCACCAAGGCGCCGACGGCGGAACTCCGGCCCGGGCAGAAGGACCAGGACAGTCTGCCGCCCTATGAGGTGCTGGACGGCATCCTGGAGCGGCTGATTGAGCGGCAGGAGAGTGCGGAAACCATTGTTGCGGCAGGGTTGCCGGGCATGGATGCGGCAACGGTGAAGCGGGTGGAACGAATGCTTTATTTGTCCGAATACAAGCGCCGCCAAGCCGCGCCCGGGACAAAGATCACCCGCATGGCCTTCGGGCGGGACCGGCGCTATCCCATTGCCAATGGGTATCTCCTAGGTTAGACACGGTTTTACCTAATTTTCCGGACGTTTTATGACCAAAGTACGTTTTGCCCCCAGCCCGACCGGCTATCTGCATATCGGCAATGTGCGCACCGCGCTGGTGAACTGGCTGTTTACCAAAAAACTGGGTGGTGAGTTTTTGCTGCGTTCGGACGATACGGACGAGGAACGATCGACCAAGGAATATGAGGAAGCCATTTTCGAGGATATGAAATGGCTCGGCCTCACCTGGGACAGTTTCGCCCGCCAGAGCGACCGCTACGAAAATTATGAGAAGGCCAAGCAGCATCTGATTGCCACGAGCCGTCTTTACCCCTGCTACGAGACGCAGGAAGAACTGGAGACCAAGCGCAAATTCCAGCTCAGCAGCGGCAAGCCGCCGATTTATGACCGTGCCGCGCTGAAGCTGAGCGATGCCGACCGGGCAAAGCTGGAAGCCGAAGGTCGCGTGCCGCACTGGCGCTTCAAGCTGGTGCCGGGCAAAATCACCTGGGATGATCTTGTGCGCGGCAGCAGCAGCTTCGATGCCGACCATCTGGGCGATCCCATTCTGCTGCGCGCCGACGGCAAGCCGACCTACACCATGTCATCCGTGGTGGATGATGCCGAACTGAGCATCACGCATATCATCCGCGGTGAAGACCATGTGACCAACAGTGCAGCGCAGATTCAGCTGTTTGAAGCGCTGGGCGCTAAGCCGCCACAGATGGCCCACCTGGCGCTGATCAAGACGGCCGAGGGCGGCATGTCCAAACGCGATGGCGGGTTTGACGTGCGCGGGTTGAAGGCCAAGGGCATTGAGGCCATGTCCATCTGTAGCCTGCTGGCGCGTCTGGGCACGTCCGCACCGGTGGAGCCGCGCATGACGCTGGCCGAGCTGGTGGAGCATTTCGACATCAAGCATTTTGGCCGCGCACCCGCGAATTACGATGAAAAGGAATTGTGGCGCCTGAATGGCAAAATCGTGTCGCATTTCTCCTATGCCGAGGTGAAGCCGCGCCTGGGTGAGCTTGGGCTTGCCGAGGTGGATGAGGCCTTCTGGCTGACCGTACGCACAAACATCCAGACAGTGGCGGAAGTGGCGGAATGGTGGCAGGTGTGCCGCCAGCCGCTGAAGCCGGTGATTGCCGATGCGGGCTTCACCGCCCAAGCCGCCGAGCTGCTGCCCGCCAATGACTGGAACCAGCAGACCTGGAAGGAATGGACGCAGAGCCTCTCCCAAAGCACGGGCCGTAAGGGCAAGGAGTTGTTCATGCCGCTGCGTCTGGCGCTGACGGGCCGTGAGCACGGGCCGGAGCTGGGCAACATGCTGCCGATGATCGGGCGGGAGAAGGTGGTGCGCCGGTTGAAGGGCGAGGCGGCTTAAGCAGCGTAGCTATCAGGTAAAGGGATTTCCATCGTTCCTGGCGCTGGTGAGCGCGGCCATGTTGGCCTTAGTGGCCGCATTTTCATTCTTTTTCTGCATGGCTTCAGGGGTGGTCGGGGCGCCTGCTTTTACCGTGACGCTATTCATGTTAACATCTTCAAGCAGAGAACCTTCCGGAGCTTGTTCCTGCTGGCCGAATTTGGCGAAGAGCTGGCCAGCCAGGCTGTTATCCTCCGGTGTGACGGCAATGGCGTCGCCCGGGCCGAGTAGTCCGGCCACTTGCGGCATGCCCGAGCCAAGTTGCGGCGCGTTGGCGCCTTGCCCGGCGGGAAGCAATTTGGCTTCCATGGCGGCTTCCTGGGCATCGGCCTTCAGGTCAGCCGCGACCATGGCGGCGCCATGCCCGGCGGCCATGCTGGTTTGTTTTTTCTTGTTCTCTTCTTTCTGAAGAAGCTGGGCACTCTCGTCTTTTTCCTCTTTCCCTTCCTTTTTCTGGCCGCCTAACAGGCCAAAGGGGTTGGAGAGGAAATCCGCCGCACTGGTCACGGTGTTTTGAAGGGTATTGGCGACATTCTTGACGGCATTGACCGTGTTGCCCACGGGATCCTGCAGGAATTTGGCGGCGCTATCCAGGCTTTTGGTGAAGCCCAGCACCTTGTCGGCTGCTTTGAAAAGGCCGCCGACGATGGGGAGTTCCTGGGCAAGTTTGGCCCCGCTTTCGGCGGTTTGAATCACATCGCCCGCCAGCTGGTCGACCCGCAGATCGGTTACATCTGCTGCAATGTTGGCAAGCCCCGTGCTGGCGTCTACTAAGTTCCCATTAACCTTCATTTTTTTCAAGGTTGCTCCGACACCAGCCGTTGCGCCATGAACAATATCTCCATGTGCGATGGCGGATTGGGCGGCTTCACCGGCTATTTCCACGCCGTCGCCTGCCACCTGTGCCACTTGTTCGGTTGTTTTGTCGCCCGTTGCGGCGGCGGATTTTTTGAGGATGCTGCTGATGCCTTTGGCGGATTGCTTCAAATCGTTGACGTTGGCCGCAAGGTTCAGGCCTTCGGCCACCAGCCCCGATGCCTGATTGATGGTTTGCACCGTTTTTTTGGTATCGGCGGTGTTTCCGCCAAAGGTCGTGACAAGGCCGGATGTCAGGTTGCCGATGTTTTTGGATAATTTGGCCGAGGCGCGCATGGTGGCGGAGGCTTCATGGTCGGTTTTCGCAGCGGGTTTGGGCGCCGCATCGGGGGCATCGCCGGTTTCGGCGGTTTTTCCTGCCGGTTTTTTGCCGTGTTTTTCCGCATGGCGGTCGTTCAATTGCCGGGTGACGGCTTCGCCCAGGCCATTGAAGCCGCCATCCGCTCCAAACGCCTTGTCGGCGATATCCTGCACAAAACTACCCAGGATAGCATGTCTGTCCTGAGGTTTTTTGCTGTTTTTGTCCAGCGTATCGATGATGCCGCCCAGGCCATCATGGGCGGTGGCTGCGCCTTGTTTGATGCCCTGGAACATCCGGTCCAGCCCGTTGAGCGCGCCGTGCATGAAGCCGCCCATGCCGAAGTCGCGGTCGCCGGTGGTGGCATCCTGCTCTACATCCGGGCTGAAGGGAGGCATGGACGGGCTGTTATCCTGTTGCATG from bacterium encodes:
- a CDS encoding divalent cation tolerance protein CutA, yielding MLRLIYATFPTMEDAKRMARMLVERKLAACVNLLPGAASIYRWEGKMEEEQEVIMVTKSTAAKWSEIETLFEEDHPHDVPALVCVSTYAALPVFADWVMRETESFPSDSE
- the miaA gene encoding tRNA (adenosine(37)-N6)-dimethylallyltransferase MiaA, which encodes MINHIGILPAMAKNPILILTGPTASGKSALALAVAGGYRGAVINADSQQVYKDLRVLSARPPERDTALVPHHLYGHIDGAANYSTGDWLRELTHVLEACWAQGVLPIVTGGTGLYIKALMHGMAEMPAAPMELRQKGYALLERIGLPAFAETLLKRDPLLEGTIDTQNPQRLMRAWEMLELTGQSIRIWQKNTALPFPEATILAYALMPLRPKLYKSIDDRVHDMVRDGALEEVKHLMKRGLSGHLPVMKGQGVREFTAHLAGELPLEAAITDTQTNTRRYAKRQLTWLRNQIEEITWLSPEIAWETVREGAESLKN
- the serB gene encoding phosphoserine phosphatase SerB, giving the protein MPASNHEDRYALVLAFTQAPEPAIHDALNLCRDEQAVLHGQRWLEEPQAYELDLSVRDAAALRARLAALSEKHACDALLVPQKGRLKKLLVSDMDSTMIMQECIDEMADMLHIKPQISAITERAMRGELNFEAALKERVGLLKGLPLEKLEAVWAERITAMAGASELIDAMNDMKVPSVLVSGGFTFFTERVAKLLGFQAHFSNVLEIENGALTGRVKEPILGADAKLQTMLEWCEKLGIGPEDVMALGDGANDLPMLKAAGMGIAYHAKPHVLAETDYHIIRTTLKTALWAQGIATGERVPA
- a CDS encoding EAL domain-containing protein yields the protein MKLVTKDSEIKLVEFLNSIAGDLASWRSVHLRFSELLEHHRNDYQTKIAINVVQDYVKDGEGSIFILKDRDIVLLCKGITKSQLEKMIFRLRYLYTDDPLAYDTEGSENPNFSSIHDLSLGDDALVEIARRKKNAAANTNPAVPAKTVTKPGEEDIRPLTPSRLSSIESDILAADLSRVMRRQPICALVPGKPVRRVFDEFYINIPHLRKLIMSNVDLTANRNLFAYLTQILDGKMLDMLRKQPAAYFDTPLSLNLNVSSLLSDKFSAFDAAMKPQLRVSVVIEIQVSDVFADMQGFIFAKEMVQKKGYRVCLDGLTDLSFTQLDRAALGFDLAKLQWNSAIKTGMPKEERERILRTAVERCGPTRLILCRCDTREAVEHGQSMGISLFQGRYLDTLINPDSKVVN
- a CDS encoding electron transfer flavoprotein subunit beta/FixA family protein yields the protein MKLLVPVKRVIDYNVRVRVKADQSGVDLANTKMAMNPFDEIAVEEAVRLKEKGVATEVVVVSMGVAASQETIRTAMALGADRGILVQTDIELQPLAVAKMLAKLVAQEAPQLVIMGKQAIDDDCNQTGQMLAALLGWPQATFASAVALEGGEAVVTREVDGGLETIGVKLPAVITTDLRLNEPRYAALPNIMKARAKPMATITPESLGVDVAPRIATLKVEEPAKRKGGVKVASVEELVAKLRNEAKVI
- a CDS encoding electron transfer flavoprotein subunit alpha/FixB family protein produces the protein MGDILILAEHDGKQLSPATAHAVSAASELKQKAHVLVVGSGVDAVAKQAGSLNGVTKVLLADAPHLAAQGAEDVTGVIMGIAANYGYVLATATSFGKNILPRVAALLDVAMISDAIAVIDGTTFKRPIYAGNAIATVQTKDKVVVMSVRKTAFEAAKPAAAPAPVEAVTAPAATGLSRFIKLEATKSERPELTNAGRVVSGGRAMGSRENFALIEALADKLGAAIGASRAAVDAGYAPNDWQVGQTGKVVAPELYVAVGISGAIQHLAGMKDSKVIVAINKDENAPIFEVADYGLVADLFDAVPKLTQSI
- a CDS encoding OmpA family protein; the protein is MPLLTFNQAKEETMLRQTISMLALAATLALPIAAHAGSTNDAVSDAFGGRVIDARGNCVRTKWDNPNDVCGATAPKIEKVETVQKKVVVEAPTKELRKGDLTVYFDFDKSNLTGESTGKLDRLADLLKQDVTVKGAKIVGYTDSIGKDSYNQKLSEKRAKVVEDYIHKRGYLGETTPEVRAFGPQNPVANCDGIKKRKELIECKAPDRRVEIEIQYVQ